The Planctomycetota bacterium region TTCTTGTCCCGCGTCATGAGATCGGTCAGTTGCGTATCCCGAAGCCCCTGCGGCAGGTGTACGGGCATGCCCAGACGCTCCAGCACGGCCACGCAACGGCGCGAGACGGCGGGCGCGGTCACGCCCAGGCGCTCGCCGAGGCGGCAGGCTCCCACGATGCCGATTGCCACCGCCTCGCCGTGGAGGAGCGCGTAGCCCGTGGCCGACTCGACGGCGTGGCCGATGGTGTGACCGAAGTTCAGTATCCGCCGCAGGTTAGCCTCCTCGGGGTCGCGGAACACGACGTCGCCTTTGATGGCGCAGTTGCGGAGCGCCAACTCGGTGAGCGTCGCCGGGTCGCGGGCGAGCACCTCGACCAGGTGGGCCTCCAGAAAGTCCAGATAGCCCACATCAGCGATGAGGGCGTGTTTGACCGACTCCACCAGGCCGGCGCGGTAGTGGCGATCGTCGAGGGTCGCGAGCGTCGCCACATCTATATATACGGCAAGCGGATGGGAGAAGGCACCGTAGGCGTTCTTCGACAACTGGCTGTCCACCCCCACCTTGCCGCCGATGGCCGAGTCGGCCTGGGCGACCGTGGTGGTGGGCACCTGGACGCAGGGTACGCCGCGCTTGAAGATGGCGGCGGCGAAGCCCGCCACGTCGCCCACCACGCCGCCCCCCAGGGCGATGAGCGTGGTGTCGCGGCCATAACGCTCGCGTTCAAGGACACTTACGATGGACTCGACCGTGCGGAGCGTCTTTGCCCCCTCGCCCGGCGGCTCGATGACGAACGCGCCGATGCCTGTCGCGCCCGCCAGCGTGGCCAAGTGGCCCGCGCGTTGGACGTTGGAGTCCGTGACCACGAACAAGCGATTGGCGTCGCGCCCGGGTCTCAGTTCAGGCACGAGCCCCCCTAGAATGCCCCTGCCCACGCGTACCTCGTAGCGCGACTCTGCCCGCGAGGGGATTCGCACCGTGTGGATGTGGACGCCTGTGGGCACCTGCCTTCGCTCCCGGCACTGGGTATCGGGGAAACAAACACCAGGGGCAAGATCATATCGCCAATGGGCGTCGAAAGCAAGCGCGCGAAGCGAAGCGGGGCAGGCTGGCGCAACCTCAAGACTCCCCAGACTCGGCAGGCCTTCTGGGGGCTAGCTAGCGGGCAGGCAGCGCACCAGGCTCATGAGGGCGAAGGCGGTGCCGTACGCTTGATGGTAGTCGTAGAGCGGGTAATCCCACCACGAGCCGTCCTTCTCCTGGCGCGCGAGCAGGATGTGGGCGAGGTGGCCCTGGAAGCAAGGGCGATCGGCAGGGTCCAACTGGCCGATGCACAAGGCGGCATAGTAGTGGCCGAAGTAGTAGAAGTAGCCGGCGACCTGGAACCAGGATTCGTGCGGGATCGGCCTCTTGGCGCCGATGCCCAGCCAGTCGTTGCGGGCGAAGAGGCGG contains the following coding sequences:
- the aroB gene encoding 3-dehydroquinate synthase: MGRGILGGLVPELRPGRDANRLFVVTDSNVQRAGHLATLAGATGIGAFVIEPPGEGAKTLRTVESIVSVLERERYGRDTTLIALGGGVVGDVAGFAAAIFKRGVPCVQVPTTTVAQADSAIGGKVGVDSQLSKNAYGAFSHPLAVYIDVATLATLDDRHYRAGLVESVKHALIADVGYLDFLEAHLVEVLARDPATLTELALRNCAIKGDVVFRDPEEANLRRILNFGHTIGHAVESATGYALLHGEAVAIGIVGACRLGERLGVTAPAVSRRCVAVLERLGMPVHLPQGLRDTQLTDLMTRDKKARGGAPRFVLIEAIGQVYAPCGQYAIEVPPEALRAALKDIRGQ